From the Pseudomonas sp. SORT22 genome, one window contains:
- a CDS encoding Nudix family hydrolase: MKRVHVAAAVIRGTDGRILIARRADSQHQGGLWEFPGGKVEDGEAVEVALARELHEELGIVVTAARPLIKVKHDYPDKQVLLDVWDVNGFSGEPHGAEGQPLAWVTARELPDYDFPEANQPIVAAARLPGQYLITPEGLEVPQMLRGIQKAIADGIKLVQLRAPNMYDPKYRDVAVDAVGLCAGKAQLMLKGPLEWLGDFPAAGWHLTSEQLRKYASKGRPFPRQRWLAASCHNAEELALAEQMGVDFVTLSPVQATQTHPDAVPLGWEQAQQLIEGFSKPVYLLGGVGAAEQEKAWQHGAQGVAGIRAFWPEL; the protein is encoded by the coding sequence GTGAAACGTGTGCATGTAGCCGCCGCGGTCATCCGCGGCACCGACGGACGCATCCTGATTGCCCGCCGCGCTGACAGCCAGCACCAGGGCGGCCTGTGGGAATTTCCCGGTGGCAAGGTCGAAGACGGCGAAGCGGTCGAAGTGGCCCTGGCTCGTGAGCTTCATGAAGAGCTGGGCATCGTTGTCACTGCGGCGCGGCCGCTGATCAAGGTCAAGCACGATTACCCGGACAAACAGGTACTGCTGGATGTCTGGGACGTTAACGGCTTTAGCGGCGAACCCCATGGCGCCGAAGGCCAGCCGCTGGCCTGGGTGACTGCGCGGGAGTTGCCGGACTACGACTTCCCTGAAGCCAACCAGCCAATCGTTGCCGCCGCGCGTTTGCCGGGGCAATACCTGATTACTCCCGAGGGGCTGGAAGTCCCGCAGATGTTGCGAGGCATCCAGAAGGCCATTGCCGACGGAATCAAGCTGGTACAACTACGTGCGCCGAACATGTACGACCCCAAATACCGCGATGTCGCGGTAGATGCGGTCGGTCTGTGCGCGGGCAAGGCGCAGTTGATGCTCAAGGGCCCGCTGGAATGGCTGGGCGACTTCCCGGCGGCCGGTTGGCACCTGACCTCTGAGCAGCTGCGCAAGTACGCCAGCAAAGGCCGGCCGTTCCCCAGGCAGCGCTGGCTGGCGGCGTCGTGTCATAACGCTGAAGAACTGGCACTGGCCGAGCAGATGGGCGTGGATTTCGTCACCCTGTCACCGGTGCAGGCGACCCAGACCCATCCGGATGCCGTGCCATTGGGCTGGGAGCAGGCGCAGCAACTGATCGAAGGCTTCAGCAAGCCTGTATATCTGCTTGGTGGCGTGGGCGCTGCCGAGCAGGAAAAGGCCTGGCAGCATGGCGCTCAGGGTGTGGCGGGGATCCGCGCGTTCTGGCCTGAGCTCTGA
- a CDS encoding cob(I)yrinic acid a,c-diamide adenosyltransferase has protein sequence MGFRLSKIYTRTGDKGETGLGDGRRVPKDHPRIEAIGEVDSLNSQLGLLLAGLAEQRLDELTEVLAPCQHRLFDLGGELAMPAYQALNSAEVERLEAAIDRWNEELGPLENFILPSGSALIAQAHVCRSLARSAERRCQQLNSIEPLAGVGLAYINRLSDLLFVAARLIARRQGVAEVLWQAAAKP, from the coding sequence GCGACAAAGGTGAAACCGGGCTGGGCGATGGCCGCCGCGTGCCAAAGGACCATCCGCGAATCGAAGCGATTGGCGAGGTCGACAGCCTCAACAGCCAGTTGGGCCTGTTACTGGCCGGGTTGGCCGAACAGCGGCTGGATGAGCTCACTGAGGTACTCGCACCTTGTCAGCACCGGCTGTTCGATCTGGGCGGGGAACTGGCGATGCCGGCGTATCAAGCACTGAACAGCGCTGAAGTGGAGCGCCTGGAGGCGGCGATCGACCGCTGGAACGAAGAGCTGGGGCCGCTGGAGAACTTCATTCTGCCCAGTGGTTCGGCGCTGATCGCCCAGGCCCACGTGTGCCGCAGCCTGGCCCGCAGTGCCGAGCGGCGCTGCCAGCAGTTGAACAGCATCGAGCCGCTGGCCGGGGTGGGCCTGGCGTATATCAATCGGTTGTCGGATTTGCTGTTTGTCGCGGCACGCTTGATAGCACGGCGTCAGGGAGTGGCCGAGGTGTTGTGGCAGGCTGCGGCCAAACCCTGA